A single Prevotella sp. E15-22 DNA region contains:
- a CDS encoding non-canonical purine NTP diphosphatase — MKIVFATNNQHKLQEIRQILGDRVEVLSLKDIGCDVDIPETGKTLEENALQKARYVYDHYHLDCFADDTGLEVEALNGAPGIYSARYASMESDAASHDSEANMARLLRELNDQDNRKARFRTVIALIQKKNVCPCGCTSITQEHLFEGIVEGEITRERSGAEGFGYDPIFRPEGFEHTFAEMTAEQKNGISHRGRATAKLAEYLLK, encoded by the coding sequence ATGAAAATAGTATTCGCCACCAACAACCAGCACAAGTTGCAGGAAATACGCCAGATTCTGGGCGATAGGGTAGAGGTGCTGTCTCTGAAGGATATCGGCTGTGATGTGGATATCCCTGAGACAGGCAAGACCCTCGAGGAGAACGCCCTGCAGAAGGCACGCTACGTGTACGACCATTATCATCTGGACTGCTTTGCCGACGATACTGGTCTCGAGGTGGAGGCACTGAACGGCGCACCAGGCATCTACAGCGCCCGCTATGCCAGTATGGAAAGCGATGCTGCCAGTCACGACAGCGAAGCCAATATGGCACGTCTGCTGCGCGAACTCAACGACCAGGACAACCGCAAGGCGCGCTTTCGCACTGTCATTGCCCTTATTCAAAAGAAGAACGTATGTCCCTGTGGCTGCACCAGTATCACGCAGGAACACCTGTTCGAGGGTATTGTGGAAGGCGAGATTACACGCGAGCGGAGTGGGGCAGAGGGCTTTGGCTACGATCCTATCTTCCGTCCTGAAGGCTTTGAGCATACCTTTGCCGAGATGACTGCCGAACAGAAGAACGGCATCAGTCATCGCGGACGAGCCACAGCGAAACTCGCAGAGTATCTCCTAAAATAA
- a CDS encoding YitT family protein: MTIDHKLILKEVEDYFFITLGLVLYTIAFTVFLMPYQIVAGGVTGLSAIIYYATGFHLENTYIIINGILLLVALKILGFKFMMKTIYAIFALYFLLVFAQEIIPKQDNGLPIKILGDGQDFMSMIIGCVITGIALATVFLHNGSTGGTDIIAASVNKYHNVSLGSVLISVDFCIIGSCMFFPQFGDYIERAHKVMFGFCVMALENFVLDYVMNARRESVQFMIFTRKWQEIANAIGTETKHGVTILDGHGWYTGQEVKVLCILARKNESISMFRLIKMIDPNAFVSQSSVIGVYGEGFDEMKVKIKKEKVKNENSIRHQQPAQVAGNTPDSGR; this comes from the coding sequence ATGACAATAGATCACAAACTCATCCTCAAAGAGGTAGAAGACTATTTCTTCATCACCCTCGGCCTGGTGCTCTACACCATCGCCTTCACCGTGTTCCTGATGCCCTACCAGATTGTGGCAGGCGGCGTCACGGGTCTGTCGGCCATCATCTATTATGCCACAGGCTTCCACTTGGAGAACACTTACATCATCATCAACGGCATCCTGCTGTTGGTGGCGCTGAAGATCCTGGGCTTTAAGTTCATGATGAAGACCATCTATGCCATCTTTGCCCTCTATTTCCTGCTGGTGTTTGCTCAGGAGATTATTCCAAAGCAAGATAACGGGTTGCCCATCAAGATTCTGGGCGATGGTCAGGACTTCATGTCGATGATCATTGGCTGCGTTATCACAGGTATTGCGCTGGCCACGGTCTTCCTTCACAATGGCTCAACGGGTGGTACAGATATCATTGCGGCCTCTGTGAACAAGTATCACAACGTGTCGCTGGGCTCTGTGCTCATCAGTGTCGACTTCTGCATCATCGGCTCGTGTATGTTCTTCCCACAGTTTGGCGACTATATTGAGCGAGCCCACAAAGTGATGTTTGGTTTCTGCGTGATGGCGCTGGAGAACTTCGTGCTCGACTATGTGATGAATGCACGGCGCGAGTCGGTTCAGTTTATGATCTTCACTCGCAAATGGCAGGAGATAGCCAACGCCATTGGTACTGAGACCAAGCACGGCGTCACCATCCTCGATGGTCACGGCTGGTACACAGGTCAGGAGGTGAAGGTGCTTTGTATCCTGGCCAGAAAGAACGAGAGCATCAGCATGTTCCGCCTGATCAAGATGATCGACCCCAACGCCTTTGTATCGCAAAGCTCCGTTATTGGTGTCTATGGTGAGGGCTTCGATGAGATGAAAGTGAAAATCAAGAAAGAAAAGGTTAAAAATGAAAATAGTATTCGCCACCAACAACCAGCACAAGTTGCAGGAAATACGCCAGATTCTGGGCGATAG
- the leuS gene encoding leucine--tRNA ligase: MEYNFRDIEKKWQKRWVESGIYRVVEDDKKKKFYVLNMFPYPSGAGLHVGHPLGYIASDIYARYKRLQGYNVLNPMGYDSYGLPAEQYAIQTGQHPAITTEQNINRYREQLDKIGFSFDWSREVRTCEPGYYHWTQWAFQQMFNSYYSTASHKAQPTIKLIEHFELMGTEDCHALGSEELHFTAAEWNAFSEKKKQEVLMNYRIAYLAETMVNWCPALGTVLANDEVINGVSERGGYPVEQKKMRQWCLRTSAYAQRLLDGLETIDWTDSLKEAQRNWIGRSEGTEMEFQVADSEKHFTIFTTRADTIFGVTFMVLAPESELVAELTTADQKAAVDEYLAYVKKRTERERQMDHSVTGVFSGSYAVNPFTGDKIPVWISEYVLAGYGTGAIMAVPAHDSRDYAFAKHFNLPIIPLIEGADVSEESFDAKEGRVMNSPAAGKTTLDGFSLNGLSVKEAIAATKKFVTEHNLGRVKVNYRLRDAIFSRQRYWGEPFPVYYKDDMPYMIPKECLPLQLPEINEYKPTETGEPPLGRAKMWAWDTTANKVVSKDLVDNKTVFPLELNTMPGFAGSSAYYLRYMDPQNDKALVGKEANEYWRNVDLYVGGSEHATGHLIYSRFWNKFLFDSGYTCEDEPFKKLVNQGMIQGRSNFVYRIEDEGADKGKFVSLNLRKDYKETTPIHVDVNIVSADVLDIEAFKAWRPEYNNAEFILEDGKYICGWAIEKMSKSMFNVVNPDMIVEKYGADTLRLYEMFLGPVEQSKPWDTNGIDGCHRFLKKFWNLCSSVCCDGIATDATPENLKSVHKLIKKVSQDIEQFSYNTSISAFMICVNELGQQKCKNKEMIKNLVILIAPFAPHIAEELWEMLGEQGSVCDAQWPTWDEQYLVESNVKMGVAFNGKTRFEIQVAADADNASIEAMVRGDERTAKYVEDKQIVKVIIVPKRMVNIVIK, encoded by the coding sequence ATGGAATACAACTTCAGAGACATTGAGAAAAAGTGGCAGAAGCGATGGGTGGAAAGTGGCATCTATCGCGTAGTAGAGGACGACAAGAAGAAGAAGTTCTATGTGCTGAACATGTTCCCTTATCCATCAGGAGCAGGACTGCACGTAGGTCACCCTCTGGGCTATATCGCCTCGGATATCTACGCTCGCTACAAGCGCTTGCAGGGCTATAACGTGCTGAACCCCATGGGTTACGACTCATACGGACTGCCTGCCGAGCAGTATGCCATCCAGACTGGTCAGCATCCCGCTATCACCACAGAGCAGAATATCAACCGCTATCGCGAGCAGTTGGACAAGATTGGTTTCTCTTTCGACTGGAGTAGGGAAGTGCGCACCTGCGAGCCTGGCTACTATCATTGGACACAGTGGGCCTTCCAGCAGATGTTCAACAGCTACTATAGCACTGCTTCACATAAGGCTCAGCCCACTATCAAACTGATTGAGCACTTCGAACTGATGGGTACTGAGGACTGTCACGCACTTGGTTCTGAGGAGCTGCACTTCACTGCTGCCGAATGGAACGCCTTCTCTGAGAAGAAGAAGCAGGAGGTGCTGATGAACTATCGTATTGCCTACCTGGCCGAGACGATGGTGAACTGGTGTCCTGCGCTGGGCACTGTGCTGGCCAACGACGAGGTGATCAATGGTGTGTCTGAGCGTGGTGGCTATCCTGTGGAGCAGAAGAAGATGCGCCAGTGGTGCTTGCGTACCTCGGCCTATGCACAGCGTCTGCTCGACGGACTGGAGACCATCGACTGGACCGACTCACTCAAAGAAGCTCAGCGCAACTGGATTGGTCGCTCTGAGGGTACTGAGATGGAGTTCCAGGTGGCCGACTCTGAGAAGCACTTTACCATCTTCACCACTCGTGCCGATACCATCTTCGGCGTTACCTTCATGGTGCTGGCTCCTGAGAGCGAGCTCGTGGCTGAGTTGACCACGGCCGACCAGAAGGCTGCCGTTGACGAATATCTGGCTTACGTGAAGAAGCGTACTGAGCGCGAGCGTCAGATGGACCACAGCGTTACTGGTGTGTTCTCTGGTTCTTATGCCGTTAATCCTTTCACAGGCGACAAGATTCCTGTGTGGATCTCTGAATATGTGCTGGCTGGCTACGGCACAGGCGCCATCATGGCTGTTCCTGCTCACGACAGTCGTGACTATGCTTTCGCTAAGCACTTCAATCTGCCCATCATCCCATTGATCGAGGGTGCCGACGTGTCTGAGGAGAGCTTCGATGCGAAGGAGGGTAGGGTGATGAACTCGCCTGCAGCTGGTAAGACCACACTCGATGGTTTCTCTCTCAACGGACTGAGCGTGAAGGAGGCTATTGCTGCCACGAAGAAGTTTGTTACTGAGCACAACCTCGGACGTGTCAAGGTGAACTATCGCCTGCGCGACGCCATCTTCAGTCGTCAGCGCTACTGGGGCGAGCCGTTCCCTGTCTACTACAAGGACGATATGCCTTATATGATTCCCAAGGAGTGTCTGCCTCTGCAGTTGCCTGAGATCAACGAGTATAAGCCCACTGAGACGGGCGAGCCCCCATTGGGACGTGCCAAGATGTGGGCATGGGACACCACAGCCAACAAGGTGGTGAGCAAAGACCTGGTTGACAACAAGACCGTCTTCCCACTGGAGCTCAACACAATGCCTGGCTTCGCTGGTTCTTCAGCCTACTACCTGCGCTATATGGATCCCCAGAACGACAAGGCCCTCGTGGGCAAGGAGGCCAATGAATACTGGCGTAATGTAGACCTCTACGTGGGTGGTTCTGAGCACGCCACTGGTCACCTGATCTACTCTCGTTTCTGGAATAAGTTCCTCTTCGACTCAGGCTATACCTGCGAGGACGAGCCCTTCAAGAAGCTCGTTAACCAAGGCATGATTCAGGGACGTTCAAACTTCGTCTATCGTATTGAGGACGAGGGTGCCGACAAGGGTAAGTTCGTGAGTCTGAACCTGCGTAAGGACTATAAGGAGACAACACCTATCCACGTCGACGTGAACATTGTTTCGGCCGATGTGCTCGATATCGAGGCCTTCAAGGCTTGGCGTCCTGAGTATAACAATGCTGAGTTTATCCTTGAAGACGGCAAGTACATCTGCGGCTGGGCTATCGAGAAGATGTCGAAGTCGATGTTCAATGTGGTGAACCCTGATATGATTGTCGAGAAGTACGGTGCCGACACCCTGCGTCTCTACGAGATGTTCCTCGGCCCTGTGGAGCAGTCGAAGCCCTGGGATACCAATGGTATCGATGGCTGTCACCGCTTCCTCAAGAAGTTCTGGAACCTCTGCAGTTCAGTATGCTGCGATGGCATCGCAACAGACGCAACACCTGAAAACCTGAAGAGTGTTCATAAGCTCATCAAGAAGGTGTCGCAGGACATCGAGCAGTTCTCTTACAACACCTCTATCTCGGCCTTCATGATCTGCGTGAACGAACTGGGTCAGCAGAAGTGCAAGAATAAGGAGATGATCAAGAACCTCGTTATCCTCATCGCTCCCTTCGCTCCCCATATCGCTGAAGAGCTGTGGGAGATGCTGGGCGAGCAGGGTAGTGTATGCGACGCTCAGTGGCCCACATGGGATGAGCAGTACCTCGTTGAGAGCAACGTGAAGATGGGTGTGGCTTTCAACGGCAAGACCCGCTTCGAGATCCAGGTGGCTGCCGATGCCGACAACGCCTCAATCGAAGCAATGGTTCGTGGTGACGAGCGTACAGCTAAGTATGTGGAAGACAAGCAGATAGTAAAGGTTATCATCGTCCCGAAGCGTATGGTGAACATCGTTATCAAATAA